A single region of the Halopiger xanaduensis SH-6 genome encodes:
- the uvrB gene encoding excinuclease ABC subunit UvrB: MSDSDSRGPLQPDRPDVDRPFEVDAPFEPAGDQPEAIEQLAEGFRQGMDKQTLLGVTGSGKTNTVSWVIEEIQKPTLVIAHNKTLAAQLYEEFRNLFPENAVEYFVSYYDYYQPEAYVEQTDTYIDKDASINDEIDRLRHSATRSLLTREDVIVVASVSAIYGLGDPRNYVDMSLRLEVGQEVGRDELLKQLVDLNYERNDVDFTQGTFRVRGDTVEIYPMYGRYAVRVELWGDEIDRMVKVDPLEGETKGDQQAVLVHPAEHYSIPETKLERAMDEIREDLDSRISYFERKGDMIAAQRIEERTTFDLEMMQETGYCSGIENYSVYLSDRESGDAPYTLLDYFPDDFLTVVDESHQTLPQIRGQYAGDKSRKDSLVENGFRLPTAYDNRPLTFEEFEEKTDQTLYVSATPGDYEREHSDRIAEQIVRPTHLVDPEIEVSEATGQIDDLMDRIDERIERDERTLVTTLTKRMAEDLTEYLEEAGVDVAYMHDETDTLERHEIIRSLRLGEIDVLVGINLLREGLDIPEVSLVGILDADQEGFLRSETTLVQTMGRAARNVNGKVVLYADEPSNAMEAAIEETRRRRRIQQEFNEEHGFEPTTIEKEIGETNLPGSKTDTSEVSGKSLEDEDDAARYVDELEQQMQEAASNLEFELAADIRDRIREVREEFDLEGGDEDEGIAPPTEEF; the protein is encoded by the coding sequence CGTCCCGACGTCGACCGGCCGTTCGAGGTCGACGCGCCGTTCGAACCCGCGGGCGATCAGCCCGAGGCGATCGAGCAACTGGCCGAGGGCTTCCGGCAGGGGATGGACAAGCAGACCCTGCTGGGCGTCACCGGCTCCGGGAAGACGAACACCGTCTCGTGGGTGATCGAGGAGATTCAGAAGCCGACGCTGGTGATCGCCCACAACAAGACGCTCGCCGCACAGCTCTACGAGGAGTTCCGGAACCTGTTCCCCGAGAACGCCGTCGAGTACTTCGTCTCCTACTACGACTACTACCAGCCCGAAGCCTACGTCGAGCAGACCGACACCTACATCGACAAGGACGCGTCGATCAACGACGAGATCGATCGCCTGCGCCACTCCGCCACTCGCTCCCTCCTGACCCGCGAGGACGTCATCGTCGTCGCCTCCGTCTCCGCCATCTACGGCCTGGGTGACCCGCGCAACTACGTCGACATGTCCCTGCGCCTCGAGGTGGGCCAGGAGGTCGGCCGCGACGAGTTACTGAAACAGCTCGTGGACCTGAACTACGAGCGCAACGACGTCGACTTCACCCAGGGCACCTTCCGCGTCCGGGGCGACACCGTCGAAATCTACCCGATGTACGGCCGCTACGCCGTCCGCGTCGAACTCTGGGGCGACGAGATCGACCGCATGGTCAAGGTCGACCCCCTCGAGGGCGAGACCAAAGGCGACCAACAGGCCGTGCTCGTCCACCCGGCCGAGCACTACTCGATTCCGGAGACGAAACTCGAGCGGGCGATGGACGAGATCCGCGAGGACCTCGACTCCCGGATCTCCTACTTCGAACGGAAGGGCGACATGATCGCCGCCCAGCGCATCGAGGAGCGGACGACGTTCGATCTCGAGATGATGCAGGAGACGGGCTACTGCTCGGGGATCGAGAATTATTCCGTGTACCTCTCGGACCGCGAGTCGGGCGACGCACCTTACACCCTGTTGGACTACTTCCCCGACGACTTCCTGACGGTCGTCGACGAGTCCCACCAGACGCTGCCCCAGATCCGCGGCCAGTACGCCGGCGACAAGTCCCGCAAGGACTCGCTGGTCGAGAACGGCTTCCGCCTCCCCACCGCGTACGACAACCGCCCGCTGACCTTCGAGGAGTTCGAGGAGAAGACCGACCAGACGCTGTACGTCTCGGCGACGCCGGGCGACTACGAGCGCGAGCACAGCGACCGGATCGCCGAGCAGATCGTTCGACCCACGCACCTCGTGGACCCCGAAATCGAGGTGTCCGAGGCCACCGGCCAGATCGACGACCTGATGGACCGCATCGACGAGCGCATCGAACGGGACGAGCGGACGCTCGTTACCACCCTCACTAAGCGGATGGCCGAGGACCTCACGGAGTACTTAGAGGAGGCGGGCGTCGACGTCGCCTACATGCACGACGAGACGGACACCCTCGAGCGCCACGAGATCATCCGCTCGCTCCGGTTGGGCGAGATCGACGTGCTCGTGGGGATCAACCTGCTGCGCGAGGGGCTCGACATTCCGGAGGTCTCGCTGGTCGGCATCCTCGACGCCGACCAGGAGGGCTTCCTGCGCTCCGAGACGACGCTGGTCCAGACGATGGGGCGCGCGGCGCGCAACGTCAACGGGAAGGTCGTCCTCTACGCCGACGAACCTTCGAACGCGATGGAAGCCGCCATCGAGGAGACCCGGCGTCGCCGGCGGATCCAGCAGGAGTTCAACGAGGAACACGGCTTCGAACCGACCACCATCGAGAAGGAGATCGGCGAGACCAACCTGCCCGGCAGCAAGACCGACACCTCCGAGGTCTCCGGCAAATCGCTCGAGGACGAGGACGACGCCGCCCGCTACGTCGACGAACTCGAGCAACAGATGCAGGAGGCCGCGAGCAACCTCGAGTTCGAGTTAGCTGCGGATATCCGCGACCGGATTCGGGAGGTCCGCGAGGAGTTCGACCTCGAGGGCGGCGACGAGGACGAGGGGATCGCGCCGCCGACCGAGGAGTTCTGA